The Lachnospiraceae bacterium oral taxon 500 genome window below encodes:
- a CDS encoding abortive phage infection protein: MNKDKLRAICQKLSKETGLSFNAVQTHYFLESILGKIADSEENENFIFKGGFLLANVIGIRQRNTVDIDFLIRRFSLTEENIKQRFEKIFQSGKDMGITYEIQKIEEIRKEDEYGGFRITVLCRLENIRQIIPLDITTGDPITPSEISYEYKSIFDDSIFEICAYNIETILAEKIQTVYQRGVFNSRSKDFYDIYILYHLKKEEIDFERLEKACQNTFKHRSTIFNIDSILEVLNTLKAEKDLKIRWSSYQKRFSYAGEISFDDVIDTMIGLVKNIK, translated from the coding sequence ATGAATAAGGATAAGCTAAGGGCTATATGCCAAAAACTGTCAAAAGAAACAGGCCTTAGTTTTAATGCTGTGCAAACACACTATTTTTTAGAAAGTATTTTAGGAAAGATAGCAGATAGTGAAGAAAATGAAAACTTTATTTTCAAAGGAGGTTTTTTACTTGCAAATGTAATCGGAATCAGGCAGAGAAACACAGTAGATATTGATTTTTTGATAAGAAGATTTTCTCTTACCGAAGAAAATATAAAGCAAAGATTTGAAAAAATATTCCAAAGCGGAAAAGATATGGGTATTACTTATGAGATTCAGAAAATAGAAGAAATCCGCAAAGAAGATGAATATGGCGGATTTAGGATTACAGTTCTTTGCAGACTAGAAAATATTAGGCAAATTATTCCGCTTGATATAACAACAGGCGATCCTATTACACCAAGTGAAATATCCTATGAATATAAAAGTATTTTTGATGATAGCATTTTTGAGATTTGTGCATATAATATAGAAACAATCCTTGCCGAGAAGATTCAGACAGTATATCAAAGAGGGGTATTCAACAGCAGGAGTAAAGATTTTTACGATATTTACATTTTATATCATTTGAAAAAAGAAGAGATTGATTTTGAGCGGTTAGAGAAAGCGTGCCAAAATACATTTAAGCATAGGAGCACAATTTTTAATATTGACAGCATTCTTGAGGTATTAAATACTCTAAAAGCTGAGAAAGATCTTAAAATACGATGGAGCAGTTATCAAAAAAGATTTAGTTATGCAGGAGAAATAAGCTTTGATGATGTAATAGATACGATGATAGGATTGGTAAAAAACATAAAATAA
- a CDS encoding HTH domain-containing protein, which translates to MKPKFRSTESAFFTVLKNLNYEGQNVGQNVGQSVGQKLKPDDRRKHIIEIIEGNSKVTALDLSKIFYVSERTIERDLKKLTEEKVIEYVGGAKDGHWTVKK; encoded by the coding sequence TTGAAACCTAAATTCAGGTCAACAGAAAGTGCATTTTTTACGGTTTTGAAAAATCTAAATTATGAGGGTCAAAATGTCGGTCAAAATGTCGGTCAAAGTGTCGGTCAAAAACTAAAGCCTGATGATAGGCGAAAGCATATTATTGAGATTATTGAGGGAAATTCAAAAGTTACTGCCCTTGATCTATCAAAAATATTCTATGTTTCAGAGCGAACAATAGAGAGGGATTTGAAAAAATTAACTGAAGAAAAAGTCATCGAATATGTCGGTGGTGCCAAAGACGGCCATTGGACAGTAAAGAAATAA
- a CDS encoding DNA topoisomerase III, whose amino-acid sequence MKHKLVVAEKPSVALSISKVLGATKKQDGYYEGNGYRVSWCVGHLIQMANPEIYDEKYAKWNIEDLPIIPKHYKYEVSKATKKQFAILKKLMNDKELDTVINACDAGREGESIFRLVYHKANCKKKIKRLWISSMEDSAIKEGFENLKDGKDYDNLFESAQARAIADWLVGMNISRFYSCLYKQNYSVGRVQTPTLAMIVKRDDEIANFKKEKYYTVELSMNDFTLSTDRIDNLEIAEQLKNLVGEKIEITDVIQKEKITKPDLPFDLTTLQRECNKYFGYSAKQTLDYAQSLYEKKLITYPRTDSRYLTTDMVTSTINNVLEKNEFDKERIKVIFNSSKVTDHHAIIPTASSLNEDLSSIPGSETKVYRLILSKLHASVGYPLIENTTKIVASFNGFQFTSNGKVIADEGFTKYLKEYKSKKNEDIILPSVSVGDILEIKKKSIKEKYTQPPKHFTEDTLLKAMEIAGSEALEKGVEVERKGLGTPATRAGIIENLIYKGFIERDKKNLKATHKGISLVTIVADVFKSAETTAKWEMELSDIAQGKSSKEKFLEGIETEIKNAVTKYQEA is encoded by the coding sequence ATGAAACATAAATTGGTGGTAGCAGAAAAACCGAGCGTTGCCCTATCTATTTCAAAGGTACTTGGGGCAACAAAAAAACAGGACGGATATTATGAAGGAAACGGATACAGGGTTTCTTGGTGTGTGGGACACTTAATTCAGATGGCAAATCCGGAGATTTACGATGAAAAGTATGCAAAATGGAATATAGAGGACTTGCCAATTATTCCAAAACACTACAAGTATGAAGTATCTAAGGCAACGAAGAAGCAGTTTGCTATCCTTAAAAAGCTGATGAATGATAAAGAGCTTGATACTGTTATCAATGCCTGTGATGCAGGACGAGAAGGAGAAAGTATATTTAGACTTGTATATCATAAGGCAAATTGCAAAAAGAAAATAAAACGCCTTTGGATTTCCTCAATGGAAGATAGTGCAATAAAAGAGGGATTTGAGAATTTAAAAGACGGAAAAGATTATGACAATCTCTTTGAATCGGCACAAGCAAGAGCCATAGCCGATTGGCTTGTCGGAATGAATATCAGCAGGTTTTATTCTTGTTTATATAAGCAAAATTACAGCGTTGGCAGAGTTCAAACCCCTACTCTTGCCATGATTGTAAAAAGAGATGATGAGATAGCAAATTTCAAAAAAGAAAAATATTACACGGTTGAGCTTTCTATGAATGATTTTACGCTATCGACAGATAGAATTGATAATTTGGAGATAGCAGAGCAGCTTAAAAATTTAGTCGGAGAAAAAATTGAAATCACTGATGTGATTCAGAAAGAAAAAATCACGAAACCAGACTTACCCTTTGATTTAACCACCTTGCAAAGAGAGTGCAATAAATACTTTGGATATAGTGCAAAACAGACACTTGATTACGCCCAGAGTCTATACGAAAAGAAACTTATTACTTATCCGAGAACGGACAGCAGATACCTTACAACAGATATGGTTACAAGTACGATAAATAACGTATTGGAAAAAAATGAATTTGATAAAGAGCGTATTAAGGTCATTTTTAATTCAAGTAAGGTTACGGATCACCATGCCATTATTCCGACAGCAAGCTCATTGAATGAAGATTTATCGAGTATTCCGGGAAGTGAAACAAAGGTGTATCGGCTTATTTTAAGTAAACTACACGCAAGTGTGGGCTATCCTTTAATTGAAAACACAACAAAGATTGTAGCTTCATTTAATGGATTTCAGTTTACAAGTAACGGCAAAGTGATTGCAGATGAGGGCTTTACTAAGTATTTGAAGGAATATAAGTCTAAAAAGAATGAAGATATTATCTTACCAAGTGTTAGTGTTGGAGATATTCTTGAAATTAAGAAGAAATCAATCAAAGAAAAATATACGCAGCCGCCAAAGCACTTTACAGAGGACACTTTGCTTAAAGCTATGGAGATTGCAGGAAGTGAAGCCTTAGAAAAAGGTGTTGAGGTTGAAAGAAAAGGGCTGGGAACACCTGCAACAAGGGCAGGAATAATTGAGAACCTGATTTACAAAGGCTTTATTGAAAGAGATAAGAAAAATTTGAAAGCAACCCATAAAGGAATCAGCCTTGTAACGATTGTTGCAGATGTCTTTAAGTCCGCTGAAACCACCGCTAAATGGGAAATGGAATTATCGGATATTGCACAGGGAAAATCTTCCAAAGAAAAATTCTTAGAAGGCATTGAAACTGAAATAAAAAATGCTGTTACCAAGTATCAGGAGGCTTAG
- a CDS encoding conjugal transfer protein: MFDTLIKFDKDREKLDFYATDQRAIKELLKRETFREHIYEPACGQGHIGKVLEEYGYRVKATDIYYRGYGEEKEIDFFTVKENTLDIVTNPPYFCAGEFLRHALKISKEGVKIAMLFRLAFLEGQSRYELFRKYPPKKVYVFSKRLNCAKNGEFEKCKSSAIAFAWFLWEVGYKGYTELKWIR; this comes from the coding sequence ATGTTTGATACTTTAATAAAATTTGATAAAGACAGAGAAAAATTAGATTTTTATGCCACTGACCAAAGAGCGATTAAGGAATTGCTTAAAAGAGAAACTTTTAGAGAACATATCTATGAACCGGCTTGTGGACAGGGGCATATCGGAAAAGTATTAGAAGAATACGGTTATAGAGTAAAAGCGACAGATATTTATTATAGAGGCTATGGAGAAGAAAAGGAAATTGATTTTTTCACAGTTAAAGAAAATACCTTAGATATTGTAACCAATCCACCCTATTTTTGTGCAGGCGAATTTTTAAGACACGCACTTAAAATATCAAAAGAAGGAGTAAAAATAGCAATGCTTTTTCGGTTGGCATTTTTAGAAGGTCAATCAAGATATGAGTTATTTAGAAAGTATCCGCCAAAAAAAGTGTATGTTTTTTCTAAAAGACTGAATTGTGCAAAAAATGGAGAGTTTGAAAAATGTAAAAGCAGTGCCATAGCATTTGCGTGGTTTCTATGGGAGGTGGGCTATAAAGGATATACAGAGTTAAAGTGGATTCGATAA
- a CDS encoding conjugal transfer protein yields MDKNKVLQSQQSQENRTKEVMSEIKEEYTKTTGFLEENTNQQLNIAKEMKDEMKNKDFDTNIEELKALKEEITGLKAEIKRLNEMENIGLSSLIVRDIKSVGNALMSLQEKAIGSIKHLYDNMKHQLSYNLTKAQEKFVQIKIGIVKGLVNSMQDFIREQQKKLDSCLEKLDNLSKEIQKDEEKLIQDGQNHEDNTRKEDISIKHNEDKQQEEKETTPTENEEKKEISSKEILKAEMADKGIVKREEKEKPKERPAEKKPSVLKKLKENQQKIKKEEKARDVKVPKKDKGMEL; encoded by the coding sequence ATGGATAAGAACAAAGTATTACAATCACAGCAATCACAGGAAAACAGAACAAAAGAAGTAATGAGCGAGATTAAAGAGGAATATACAAAGACAACAGGCTTTTTAGAAGAAAACACTAATCAGCAGCTTAATATAGCTAAGGAAATGAAAGATGAGATGAAAAATAAGGACTTTGATACAAATATCGAAGAATTAAAAGCCTTAAAAGAAGAAATCACAGGACTGAAAGCAGAGATTAAGCGATTAAATGAAATGGAAAACATAGGGTTAAGTTCACTGATTGTGCGAGATATTAAGTCTGTAGGAAATGCCCTTATGAGTTTACAGGAAAAAGCGATAGGAAGTATCAAACATCTGTATGACAATATGAAACATCAGCTTTCCTATAACCTCACCAAAGCACAGGAAAAATTTGTACAGATAAAAATAGGAATTGTAAAAGGGCTGGTAAACTCCATGCAGGATTTTATCAGGGAACAACAAAAGAAACTGGATAGCTGCCTTGAAAAGTTAGATAATCTATCCAAAGAAATTCAAAAAGACGAAGAAAAACTTATCCAAGATGGGCAAAACCATGAAGATAATACACGAAAAGAAGATATATCTATAAAACACAATGAGGATAAACAGCAAGAAGAGAAAGAAACTACTCCAACAGAAAATGAAGAGAAAAAGGAAATAAGCTCAAAAGAAATATTAAAAGCGGAAATGGCGGACAAGGGCATAGTGAAAAGGGAAGAAAAAGAAAAACCAAAAGAAAGACCGGCAGAGAAAAAACCGTCTGTACTCAAAAAATTAAAAGAAAATCAGCAAAAAATCAAGAAGGAGGAAAAAGCAAGGGATGTAAAAGTACCCAAAAAAGATAAGGGAATGGAGCTATAA